From Caminibacter mediatlanticus TB-2, the proteins below share one genomic window:
- a CDS encoding polysaccharide deacetylase family protein produces MNTSILNKKDISILQLLFITLSLIIISSIILYQLLPKNINNFSFLPTKQEKKEIYILKSIDTINYLINSNLDDNTYINKIEQISNKLKLTGYSPKIITEDKINNIPQNSILFAIDTYNLSNKNLTKIKKFLKNGGTLIFNYHFGYFINNKFTGAKNISQITNLKFISEGISKKNTAFYVPKLLSPLTLSDINAKRKDLVLYSNDIIPLFKSKNTPDLVISNWEITSTAKLNNKYLNVNEAGIAWHGFYGKGKWFYFSFPSYVFLDMNNKDFKQLISNIYNFSTQPVIIAKYPYLDTKKAIFISEDTEYKYENLIHFARLANKYNIHATTFCVAKLATQYPELTKEASQFPQIEIGSHSYSHTKIIGASETKIKKEILYSKEILEKITGKKVYGFRPPREEIDKVMENWLRKAGYKYVMEKVKPFLVPKETYDNLITIPRHGTDDYIYLINLDWDKNEILNRIIFETKTLTALNILYTLSVHTHLISYKSNISILENYFQFLKKHPEITPLKGIELANRAKLLENINFSIESFGKNLILTIENENNKDIKNLSFRIYWPNTEILNITPEKVGIKISKIEGNKDMKYTDYQIERINSNTKLKFIITTK; encoded by the coding sequence ATGAATACATCTATTTTGAATAAAAAAGATATTAGTATATTACAATTACTATTTATAACTCTTTCATTAATAATAATTTCAAGCATAATATTGTATCAATTACTTCCAAAAAATATTAATAACTTCTCATTTCTTCCAACCAAACAAGAAAAAAAAGAAATATATATATTAAAATCAATTGATACAATTAATTATTTAATCAATTCAAATTTAGATGACAATACATATATAAACAAAATAGAACAAATTTCTAATAAATTAAAACTTACTGGTTATTCTCCAAAAATAATAACAGAAGATAAAATAAACAATATTCCTCAAAATAGTATTCTTTTTGCAATTGACACTTATAATCTTTCAAATAAAAACTTGACAAAAATAAAAAAATTTTTAAAAAATGGTGGTACCTTAATATTTAACTATCACTTTGGATATTTTATAAACAATAAATTTACAGGTGCTAAGAACATATCTCAAATTACTAATCTAAAATTCATCTCAGAAGGAATTTCTAAAAAAAATACTGCTTTTTATGTACCTAAACTATTATCTCCATTAACACTTAGTGATATCAATGCAAAAAGAAAAGACTTAGTATTATATAGCAATGATATAATTCCACTATTTAAATCAAAAAATACCCCTGATTTAGTAATAAGCAACTGGGAAATTACTTCAACAGCAAAATTAAATAATAAATATTTAAATGTAAATGAGGCAGGAATTGCTTGGCATGGATTTTATGGTAAAGGTAAATGGTTTTATTTTTCTTTTCCATCATATGTTTTTTTAGATATGAACAATAAAGATTTTAAACAATTAATTTCTAATATTTATAATTTTTCTACTCAACCTGTAATTATTGCTAAATATCCTTATTTAGATACAAAAAAAGCAATTTTTATTTCAGAAGATACTGAATATAAATATGAAAATTTAATTCATTTCGCAAGACTTGCTAATAAATATAATATACACGCCACTACTTTTTGTGTTGCAAAATTAGCAACACAATATCCTGAGTTAACAAAAGAAGCCTCACAATTTCCTCAAATAGAAATTGGCTCACATAGTTATAGTCATACTAAAATAATAGGAGCAAGTGAAACAAAAATAAAAAAAGAAATATTATATTCAAAAGAAATTTTAGAAAAAATAACAGGAAAAAAAGTTTATGGATTTAGACCACCAAGAGAAGAAATCGATAAAGTTATGGAAAATTGGCTTAGAAAAGCAGGATATAAATATGTAATGGAAAAAGTAAAACCTTTTTTAGTACCCAAAGAAACATATGATAATTTAATAACAATTCCAAGACATGGAACTGATGATTATATTTATCTTATAAATTTAGATTGGGATAAAAATGAAATTTTAAATAGAATAATTTTTGAAACAAAAACTCTAACAGCTTTAAATATTTTATATACATTAAGCGTTCATACACACTTAATAAGTTACAAATCAAATATTTCTATATTAGAAAACTACTTTCAATTTTTAAAAAAACATCCTGAAATTACTCCTTTAAAAGGAATAGAGCTTGCAAATAGAGCTAAATTACTTGAAAATATTAATTTTAGTATTGAATCTTTTGGTAAAAATTTAATTTTAACAATTGAAAATGAAAATAATAAAGATATCAAAAATTTATCATTTAGAATATATTGGCCAAACACTGAAATATTAAACATAACACCAGAAAAGGTAGGAATAAAAATTTCTAAAATAGAAGGGAACAAAGATATGAAATACACTGATTATCAAATAGAAAGAATAAATTCAAATACTAAATTAAAATTTATTATAACTACAAAATGA
- a CDS encoding EAL domain-containing protein yields the protein MRSIKKEVFYGFVLLFLILGVTLYLLYSFIQNIIVMQEVNKARLESKTIYYFREYLAKVSPYVEIKNHKLSFFACTPAYTSNQVAKTIREKEHFYVKQVSKKWRNPMDKPNKYELQAIEYFEKNKNAKEYWQIYSSHNNIESKHIFYAYPLWIEKSCLKCHGVPHKDVPDYLYKKIVSIYGDRAFNYKLGELRGIISIRIPFSDAQDKINLTFLVVAGFLLLIFIIGGVYFYYFNKNVQKDLFTLISYFQNIISNNKYKTLNKKMIYKEFEKLKKQINNTINIIKKYQVDLYKKFNFNDITQLHNRVKFFDNLKNKNNRYKNIVLLNIDKFREINSFFGLKVGDELIKEVAKRLRNLKLKYHFLIYHLDIDEFALVFSDDLSKEELKSKILSIIKELEKPYSINEEEIIVRFRAGISKDYVNAEIALSQTKELKKDIVFDYEVEGIKENYGENIKWLKKIKDAIEDDRIVPFFQPIVDKNKNIIKYEALVRMIDEEGNVISPFFFLDVAKKSRLYSNITKIVLDKAIKKISQKNVGVSININLEDIENVEMKNYIINSINKCENKNLLTFEIVENEDVRESKEAMEFIKEIKRRGAQVYIDDFGSGYANFDYLLKLSPDGVKIDGSLIKDILDNKNNEIIVKTIINFAKETNLKTVAEFVENKEIFDKLKSLGIDYFQGYYFSPPKSDIER from the coding sequence TTGAGAAGCATCAAAAAAGAAGTTTTTTATGGATTTGTTTTATTATTTTTGATATTAGGAGTTACTTTATATTTATTATATTCATTTATACAAAATATTATTGTAATGCAAGAGGTTAATAAGGCAAGGCTTGAGAGTAAAACTATTTATTATTTTAGAGAATATTTAGCAAAAGTATCTCCATATGTGGAAATTAAAAATCATAAATTATCTTTTTTTGCTTGTACTCCAGCTTATACATCAAATCAAGTAGCAAAAACAATTAGAGAAAAAGAACATTTTTATGTTAAACAAGTATCTAAAAAGTGGCGTAATCCTATGGACAAACCAAATAAATATGAATTACAAGCAATTGAATATTTTGAAAAAAATAAAAATGCAAAAGAGTATTGGCAAATTTATTCATCTCATAATAATATTGAATCAAAGCATATTTTTTATGCTTATCCGTTATGGATAGAAAAGTCTTGTTTAAAATGTCATGGTGTACCACATAAAGATGTACCTGATTATTTATATAAAAAAATTGTAAGTATTTATGGAGATAGAGCATTTAATTATAAATTAGGTGAATTAAGAGGGATTATTTCAATTAGAATTCCTTTTAGTGATGCCCAAGATAAAATAAATTTAACTTTTTTAGTTGTTGCAGGATTTTTGTTGCTAATATTTATTATAGGTGGAGTATATTTTTATTATTTTAATAAAAATGTTCAAAAAGATTTATTTACGTTAATATCATATTTTCAAAATATTATATCAAATAATAAATATAAGACTCTTAATAAAAAAATGATTTATAAAGAGTTTGAAAAATTAAAGAAACAAATAAATAATACAATAAATATAATAAAAAAATATCAGGTTGATTTATATAAAAAATTTAATTTTAATGATATTACCCAATTACATAATAGAGTTAAATTTTTTGATAATTTAAAAAATAAAAATAATAGGTATAAAAATATAGTTTTATTAAATATAGATAAATTTAGAGAGATAAATAGCTTTTTTGGTTTAAAAGTTGGAGATGAATTAATAAAAGAAGTTGCAAAAAGATTAAGAAACTTAAAATTAAAATATCATTTTTTAATTTATCATTTAGATATTGATGAATTTGCATTAGTATTTAGTGACGATTTATCAAAAGAAGAATTAAAGAGTAAGATTTTATCAATTATTAAAGAATTAGAAAAACCATATAGTATTAATGAAGAAGAGATAATTGTAAGATTTAGAGCTGGTATAAGTAAAGATTATGTTAATGCAGAAATTGCACTTTCTCAAACAAAAGAATTAAAAAAAGATATAGTTTTTGATTATGAAGTAGAAGGTATAAAAGAAAATTATGGAGAAAATATAAAATGGCTTAAAAAAATAAAAGATGCAATAGAAGATGATAGAATAGTTCCTTTTTTTCAACCTATTGTGGATAAAAATAAAAATATTATTAAATATGAAGCATTAGTTAGAATGATAGATGAAGAAGGGAATGTAATCTCGCCATTTTTCTTTTTAGATGTAGCAAAAAAATCAAGACTTTATAGTAATATTACAAAAATAGTGTTAGATAAAGCCATAAAAAAGATTTCTCAAAAAAATGTTGGAGTTTCTATTAATATTAATTTAGAAGATATTGAAAATGTTGAAATGAAGAACTATATAATTAATAGTATAAATAAGTGTGAAAATAAAAATTTATTAACATTTGAGATTGTTGAAAATGAAGATGTTAGAGAATCCAAAGAAGCAATGGAATTTATAAAAGAGATAAAAAGAAGAGGTGCTCAGGTATATATAGATGACTTTGGTAGTGGGTATGCAAATTTTGATTATTTATTAAAATTATCTCCGGATGGAGTTAAAATAGATGGTAGTTTGATAAAAGATATTTTAGATAATAAAAATAATGAGATTATTGTAAAAACAATTATAAACTTTGCAAAAGAGACTAATTTAAAAACTGTTGCAGAATTTGTTGAAAATAAAGAAATTTTTGATAAACTTAAAAGTTTAGGAATAGACTATTTTCAAGGATATTATTTTTCACCTCCAAAATCAGATATTGAAAGGTAG
- a CDS encoding efflux RND transporter permease subunit, with amino-acid sequence MERLKRLKELLAAKKREFEEKKFSDCDINELKNLENEIINIEKELEKVEKEISKKEKELKEVEEELKLNIAGKLARIFLKNPLTPVLAIVFLLMGLIAVLFTPREENPQIDVPAANIIVMYPGASSKEVQNIVVDPLSRLLKAMTGVKHVYGMAMNSVGIVTVRFKIGEDKVRSIAKLYDRVMQNFEKMPKGVMPPLFKPIDIDEVPIVTFALSSKKYDDAKLYRIAQRLLSPLAEVKNVSIIGIKGGHKRQFNIIVDPQKLAAYHLSIGQIAMALKGANVDYPLGGMDNKKYSIPVEFDGFIKSVKDVENLVVANYMGRPIYIKDIAKVEDGIDFQNKHKTYFTGGKAFYNDPLLDGKEVNKFPVGEKLNQVTIFIGKKRGSNAVFVAEAVIKKMEELKKSLPKDVKVYITRNDGEKANHAVNELIYHLFISLGIIVILLIIMLGIREALIVSFTVPLILGITLFIGMLAGQTINRITLFALILSLGLLVDSAIIVIENIHRHFEIGDKPREYAAIYATNEIGNPTNIATLAIILAFVPMFFVTGMMGPYMRPIPFNVPVAMIASLLVAYIFTPWAAVKFLPEHKHEKEPFDIRKTKTYKIFYNILNPLLNSTFKRVVFFSVLLIALVGSMALPVFKIVLFKMLPSANKNTFNITIDLPKGSSIEATTEVSNCVANILKKEPEIHDFEQFIGISGVVDFNGLLRGSSMKQGENYGEIRVNLYPKEKGRKESSIDMVSRLRPIIQGKCSIHNANIKLVEDPPGPPVIATLLMQVFGGDEEGRLKLANYIEEIYKKTPKVVDIDIMRDRQIIKYKIIPDKEKAALLGISTDQIAKVLGVGLRGAVISVAHIPSEKEQVGIYVRFDKKDRNSLKALDNIKLMSMTTHRLVPLKEVVKVIPVKFDGMITSKDLREMVMVTGEMDKRGSLYALLDIFSYLKDKGIPGYKIIYDGNPRLNLKAIDLKTGKTYDLIWGGEWELTFDVFRDLGSAFGVAVILIYLLMVAYYKNFRVPRIVLAAVPLTFIGVLPGHAIMNWITLALFNTKTYFTATSMIGFIALAGIVVRNSLLLIDFTNDLIKRGRSINEAVIEAAATRFRPIILTALAIILASFVIVLDPVWQGLAVALIFGVLASTLLSVIVVPILYWRYLISKEKKEKHIKYGLKEV; translated from the coding sequence ATGGAGAGATTGAAAAGATTAAAAGAGTTGTTAGCTGCAAAGAAAAGAGAATTTGAAGAAAAAAAGTTTTCAGATTGCGATATAAATGAATTAAAAAATTTAGAAAATGAAATTATAAATATTGAAAAAGAATTAGAAAAAGTTGAAAAAGAGATATCAAAAAAAGAAAAAGAACTTAAAGAAGTAGAAGAAGAGTTAAAACTAAATATTGCAGGAAAACTTGCAAGAATATTTTTAAAAAATCCTCTAACCCCAGTCCTTGCAATTGTATTTTTACTAATGGGACTTATTGCTGTTTTATTTACTCCAAGAGAAGAAAATCCTCAAATTGATGTTCCAGCTGCTAATATAATTGTTATGTATCCTGGGGCAAGTAGCAAGGAAGTTCAAAATATTGTAGTTGACCCACTATCAAGATTGCTTAAAGCTATGACTGGCGTTAAGCATGTCTATGGTATGGCAATGAATAGTGTTGGTATTGTAACTGTTAGATTTAAAATAGGAGAAGATAAAGTTAGAAGTATTGCAAAACTTTATGATAGAGTTATGCAAAATTTTGAAAAAATGCCAAAAGGCGTAATGCCTCCACTTTTTAAACCAATTGATATTGATGAAGTACCGATTGTTACATTTGCACTAAGTAGTAAAAAATATGATGATGCAAAGCTTTATAGAATCGCTCAAAGACTGCTTTCACCTCTTGCGGAGGTTAAAAATGTAAGTATTATTGGAATTAAAGGAGGGCATAAAAGACAATTTAATATTATAGTCGACCCTCAAAAACTTGCAGCATATCACCTTTCAATTGGTCAAATTGCTATGGCACTAAAAGGTGCAAATGTTGATTATCCGCTTGGGGGAATGGATAATAAAAAATATTCAATTCCAGTTGAATTTGATGGATTTATAAAATCAGTAAAAGATGTTGAGAATTTAGTTGTTGCAAATTATATGGGAAGACCAATATATATTAAAGATATCGCAAAAGTAGAAGATGGAATTGATTTTCAAAATAAACATAAAACATACTTTACTGGTGGAAAAGCATTTTACAATGACCCACTTTTAGATGGTAAGGAAGTTAATAAATTTCCTGTTGGAGAGAAATTAAACCAAGTTACAATCTTTATTGGTAAAAAAAGAGGAAGTAATGCTGTTTTTGTAGCTGAGGCTGTTATTAAAAAAATGGAAGAACTTAAAAAAAGTTTACCAAAAGATGTTAAAGTTTATATAACAAGAAATGATGGAGAAAAAGCAAATCACGCAGTAAATGAACTAATTTATCACTTATTTATTTCACTTGGAATAATTGTAATTTTACTTATTATAATGCTTGGAATAAGAGAAGCATTAATTGTTTCTTTTACAGTACCTCTTATTTTAGGTATTACATTATTTATAGGAATGCTTGCAGGTCAGACAATTAATAGAATTACACTTTTTGCTTTAATTCTTTCTCTTGGTCTATTAGTTGATAGTGCTATTATTGTTATTGAAAATATTCATAGACACTTTGAAATTGGAGATAAGCCAAGAGAATATGCAGCAATTTATGCAACAAATGAGATAGGAAATCCAACAAATATCGCAACACTTGCTATTATTTTAGCATTTGTACCTATGTTTTTTGTTACTGGTATGATGGGGCCATATATGAGACCTATTCCATTTAATGTGCCTGTTGCTATGATAGCTTCTCTTTTAGTAGCATATATTTTTACACCATGGGCAGCAGTTAAGTTTTTACCAGAGCATAAACATGAAAAAGAACCATTTGATATTAGAAAAACAAAAACATATAAAATTTTTTATAATATTTTAAATCCACTTCTTAATTCAACCTTTAAAAGAGTTGTGTTTTTTAGTGTATTATTAATAGCCTTAGTTGGCTCAATGGCACTTCCTGTATTTAAAATAGTATTATTCAAAATGCTTCCAAGTGCAAATAAAAATACATTTAATATTACAATTGATTTGCCAAAAGGAAGTTCTATTGAGGCTACAACAGAAGTTAGCAATTGTGTAGCTAATATTCTTAAAAAAGAGCCAGAAATACATGATTTTGAGCAATTTATAGGTATAAGTGGAGTGGTTGATTTTAATGGGTTACTAAGAGGTAGCTCTATGAAACAGGGTGAAAATTATGGAGAGATTAGAGTAAATCTATATCCAAAAGAAAAAGGTAGAAAAGAATCATCAATTGATATGGTAAGTAGATTAAGACCAATTATTCAAGGAAAATGTAGTATTCATAATGCAAATATTAAACTCGTAGAAGACCCTCCTGGACCACCAGTTATTGCAACTTTACTAATGCAAGTTTTTGGTGGTGATGAAGAAGGTAGATTAAAACTTGCTAATTATATTGAAGAGATTTATAAAAAAACTCCAAAAGTTGTTGATATTGATATTATGAGAGATAGACAAATTATTAAATATAAAATAATTCCAGATAAAGAAAAAGCAGCACTTCTTGGAATAAGTACTGACCAAATTGCAAAAGTTTTAGGAGTTGGGCTTAGAGGTGCAGTTATAAGTGTTGCACATATTCCATCTGAAAAAGAACAAGTCGGAATTTATGTAAGATTTGATAAAAAAGATAGAAATTCACTTAAAGCATTAGATAATATTAAACTTATGTCTATGACAACACATAGATTAGTGCCACTTAAAGAGGTAGTAAAAGTTATACCTGTTAAATTTGATGGAATGATTACAAGTAAAGATTTAAGAGAAATGGTAATGGTTACAGGTGAGATGGATAAAAGAGGTAGCTTATATGCACTGCTTGATATATTTAGTTATTTAAAAGATAAAGGAATTCCTGGATATAAAATTATTTATGATGGTAATCCAAGATTAAATCTAAAAGCAATTGATTTAAAAACAGGAAAAACTTATGATTTAATCTGGGGAGGAGAGTGGGAGCTTACATTTGATGTATTTAGAGACCTTGGAAGTGCTTTTGGGGTAGCAGTTATCTTAATTTATCTATTAATGGTTGCATATTATAAAAATTTTAGAGTTCCAAGAATTGTTTTAGCAGCTGTTCCTTTAACATTTATTGGAGTGCTTCCAGGTCATGCAATAATGAACTGGATAACATTAGCTTTATTTAATACAAAAACATACTTTACAGCTACAAGTATGATTGGATTTATTGCACTTGCTGGTATTGTTGTTAGAAACTCACTTCTTTTAATTGATTTTACTAATGATTTAATAAAGAGAGGAAGAAGTATAAATGAAGCAGTAATTGAAGCTGCTGCTACAAGATTTAGACCAATTATTTTAACTGCACTTGCTATTATTTTAGCTTCATTTGTAATTGTTCTTGACCCAGTATGGCAAGGACTTGCTGTCGCTTTAATTTTTGGAGTGCTTGCTTCAACTCTTCTTTCTGTGATTGTTGTGCCAATTCTTTATTGGAGATATCTAATTTCAAAAGAGAAAAAGGAAAAACATATAAAATATGGTTTAAAGGAAGTTTAA
- a CDS encoding TolC family protein, with amino-acid sequence MRKLLVVSAALSSLVFAKTINFDTALKEALNNNLELKAKKLNIDKAKAKLKEAKGYDFGKLTFSEEVSRSNNALYVFGMKLESREATFKDFGFADFLSQMPGLLGGSVSGNQVLSIEPNDLNYPGSRTNFKTKFVYEVPIFTGFKLKYAKEMAKLQVLANKFKYAHDKNKLAIEVLKAYNGAVAAKYFVNALKTAKKTTQSFLKMVNEFYKEGMATKIDLLQVKKRDSQINAMLIEAENKYNLAIAYLQFLTNDNSIDNVGDFKVIISQNVSLNKLEKLALQNRNDLKWMQKNVETMQKKIKFDKSAKYPMIGAHLEYGWNDNSLTLSTKKDYYVAAAGLKWNIFDKSVDAKIEDSKIAAMQTNYYYKYMQKGILLDVKQKYLNLKSKSAIVKEKVLNKELAEDILKKYTYMYKQGMISMPILLLKESEARKARAELIKAKYDEAIAAAELKAAIGDLVKESK; translated from the coding sequence ATGCGTAAATTATTAGTAGTATCCGCTGCTTTGTCAAGTTTAGTTTTTGCAAAAACTATTAATTTTGATACAGCTTTAAAAGAAGCGTTAAATAATAATTTGGAATTAAAAGCAAAAAAGCTAAATATTGACAAAGCAAAAGCGAAATTAAAAGAAGCAAAAGGGTATGATTTCGGTAAATTAACTTTTAGTGAAGAAGTTAGTAGAAGTAATAATGCACTTTATGTTTTTGGGATGAAGCTTGAAAGTAGAGAGGCAACTTTTAAAGATTTTGGATTTGCTGATTTTTTATCACAAATGCCTGGTCTTTTAGGAGGTAGTGTTAGTGGTAATCAAGTTTTGTCTATTGAGCCAAATGATTTAAATTATCCAGGAAGTAGGACTAATTTTAAAACAAAATTTGTGTATGAGGTACCTATTTTTACAGGGTTTAAACTGAAATATGCAAAAGAGATGGCAAAACTTCAAGTTTTAGCTAATAAATTTAAATATGCTCACGATAAAAATAAATTAGCAATTGAAGTTTTAAAAGCATATAATGGAGCAGTGGCTGCAAAATATTTTGTTAATGCATTAAAGACTGCTAAAAAAACTACTCAGTCATTTTTAAAAATGGTTAATGAATTTTATAAAGAAGGTATGGCAACAAAGATTGACTTATTACAAGTAAAAAAAAGAGACTCTCAAATTAATGCAATGCTTATTGAAGCTGAAAATAAATATAATTTAGCTATTGCTTATTTACAATTTTTAACTAATGATAACTCAATTGATAATGTAGGAGATTTTAAGGTAATAATTTCACAAAATGTTTCATTAAATAAACTTGAAAAGTTAGCTCTTCAAAATAGAAATGACTTAAAATGGATGCAAAAAAATGTTGAAACTATGCAAAAGAAGATAAAGTTTGATAAAAGTGCTAAATATCCAATGATTGGAGCTCATTTAGAGTATGGATGGAATGATAATTCTTTAACTTTAAGTACCAAAAAAGATTATTATGTAGCAGCAGCAGGGCTTAAATGGAATATTTTTGATAAAAGTGTTGATGCCAAGATAGAAGATAGTAAAATAGCAGCAATGCAGACAAATTATTATTATAAATATATGCAAAAAGGAATTTTACTTGATGTAAAACAAAAATATCTTAATTTGAAATCAAAAAGTGCTATTGTCAAAGAGAAAGTATTAAATAAAGAATTAGCTGAAGATATCCTTAAAAAATATACATATATGTATAAACAAGGAATGATTAGTATGCCAATTTTACTATTAAAAGAATCAGAAGCAAGAAAAGCAAGAGCTGAGCTTATTAAAGCAAAATACGATGAGGCTATTGCAGCAGCAGAACTTAAAGCAGCAATTGGAGATTTAGTAAAGGAGAGTAAATGA
- a CDS encoding efflux RND transporter periplasmic adaptor subunit, translating to MKRVLLLGLSIASLFALEFATAQKKVIDIKKSYIANIYSPKQVMVATRLMGYIKSIPVEEGDVVKKGEMLFEVDPADIYSMLNQARGALLQAKSGLLMAEVAYADAKKDYLRFKNLYENGAVSKRDFEKMKLMMDIRKKQVDMAKGMLKQAEAGYQRAKAQLKYAKVTSPINGVVTQKLKKVAEMALPGYPVIILSDINTIKAKSTIKESDVEKFKIGMPVSIYVPALKKRYKANVSTIIPAGDNFTHSFVVKYTFKNHKKLLPGMYAKAEVVIGKKAAVLIPFAALTNRAGITGVFIVDDNNIVHFKPIKQISQIGDNIAVSGLNGGERVILYPPANLVDGQKLEE from the coding sequence ATGAAAAGAGTTTTATTATTAGGACTTAGTATTGCATCACTTTTTGCATTAGAGTTTGCAACTGCACAAAAAAAAGTCATTGATATTAAAAAAAGTTATATTGCAAATATTTATTCACCAAAACAAGTAATGGTAGCAACAAGACTTATGGGATATATTAAATCAATTCCTGTTGAAGAAGGAGATGTTGTAAAAAAAGGCGAAATGCTTTTTGAAGTAGACCCAGCAGATATTTATTCAATGCTTAACCAAGCAAGAGGAGCTCTTCTTCAAGCCAAAAGTGGTCTTTTAATGGCAGAAGTTGCTTATGCAGATGCAAAAAAAGATTATTTAAGATTTAAAAATCTATATGAGAATGGAGCAGTTAGCAAAAGAGATTTTGAAAAAATGAAACTTATGATGGATATTAGAAAAAAACAAGTTGATATGGCAAAAGGAATGTTAAAACAAGCAGAGGCTGGATATCAAAGAGCTAAGGCTCAATTAAAATATGCAAAAGTGACTTCTCCAATAAATGGGGTAGTTACACAAAAATTAAAAAAAGTAGCTGAAATGGCACTTCCTGGATATCCTGTAATTATTTTAAGTGACATTAATACTATAAAAGCAAAAAGTACTATTAAAGAAAGTGATGTAGAAAAATTTAAAATAGGAATGCCTGTTAGTATCTATGTACCAGCCCTTAAAAAAAGATATAAAGCAAATGTTTCAACTATTATTCCAGCAGGAGATAATTTTACCCATTCTTTTGTAGTTAAATATACTTTTAAAAATCATAAAAAACTTCTTCCTGGAATGTATGCAAAAGCAGAAGTTGTAATAGGAAAAAAAGCAGCAGTTTTAATTCCTTTTGCAGCTTTAACTAATAGGGCTGGGATTACAGGGGTATTTATAGTTGATGATAATAATATTGTACACTTTAAACCTATAAAACAAATCTCACAAATTGGTGATAATATTGCTGTGAGTGGATTAAATGGAGGAGAGAGAGTTATACTTTACCCACCTGCAAATTTAGTAGATGGTCAAAAACTGGAGGAGTAA
- the rdgB gene encoding RdgB/HAM1 family non-canonical purine NTP pyrophosphatase, which produces MKRIIVASGNKGKIKEIKEILENFEVIAYSDLIKPFEIEENGKTFKENAIIKAKAISKYFPNDIVLADDSGISVPVLGGIPGIYSARFAGSDANDKDNLNKLINELKKRNIKKTPAFYTAAIALATPYGVFTTHGFMRGEVIDDARGDKGFGYDPMFIPKGFDKTLGELDNEIKKEISHRSKALNLVKIILRTI; this is translated from the coding sequence ATGAAAAGAATTATAGTTGCAAGTGGAAATAAAGGAAAAATAAAAGAAATAAAAGAAATTTTAGAAAATTTTGAAGTTATTGCTTATTCAGATTTAATTAAACCTTTTGAAATTGAAGAAAATGGAAAAACATTTAAAGAAAATGCAATAATAAAAGCAAAAGCGATTTCAAAATATTTTCCAAATGATATAGTATTAGCTGATGATAGTGGTATAAGCGTTCCTGTTTTAGGAGGAATTCCAGGAATTTATTCGGCAAGATTTGCTGGAAGTGATGCTAATGATAAAGATAATTTAAATAAACTTATCAATGAACTAAAAAAAAGAAATATTAAAAAAACTCCTGCTTTTTATACCGCAGCAATTGCTCTTGCAACTCCTTATGGAGTTTTTACTACTCATGGATTTATGAGAGGTGAAGTTATTGATGATGCAAGAGGAGATAAAGGATTCGGGTATGACCCGATGTTTATTCCAAAAGGATTTGATAAAACCTTAGGTGAACTTGATAATGAGATAAAAAAAGAGATTTCACATAGAAGTAAAGCACTTAATTTAGTAAAGATTATATTAAGAACTATTTAA